A window of the Electrophorus electricus isolate fEleEle1 chromosome 11, fEleEle1.pri, whole genome shotgun sequence genome harbors these coding sequences:
- the ing2 gene encoding inhibitor of growth protein 2 isoform X1, whose product MLGHYPNVEKSQLVSYVEDYLECVESLPLDIQRNVSLLREIDTKYQEILKEVDDVYERYKKETDSSLRKRLQMQLQRALISSQELGDEKIHVVTQMMEVVENRSRQMEAHSPSFLEPSDTERPSEKVRHETGSTAGSSAPERSSSRRPRRHRNSESRDSSHGANGALEDVCEEQVQQPREKKSKSAKKKKRSKAKQEREASPVEFTIDPNEPTYCLCEQVSYGEMIGCDNEQCPIEWFHFSCVGLTYKPKGKWYCPKCRGDNEKTMDKNTERPKKDRRSR is encoded by the exons ATGTTAGGGCATTATCCGAACGTGGAAAAATCGCAGCTCGTCAGCTACGTGGAGGATTATCTGGAGTGTGTTGAATCGCTTCCGCTGGACATTCAGAGGAATGTTTCGTTGTTACGGGAAATCGACACAAAGTATCAAG AGATCTTAAAGGAGGTGGACGATGTATACGAGAGGTACAAAAAAGAGACGGACAGCTCGCTGAGGAAGCGTCTCCAGATGCAGCTTCAGCGTGCTCTGATTAGCAGTCAGGAGCTGGGTGACGAGAAGATCCACGTGGTCACGCagatgatggaggtggtggagaacCGATCGAGGCAAATGGAGGCCCACTCTCCCAGCTTCCTGGAGCCGAGCGACACCGAACGCCCCTCTGAGAAGGTGCGGCACGAAACGGGTAGCACGGCGGGCAGCTCGGCACCTGAGCGCTCCTCATCCCGGCGCCCGCGACGGCACCGGAACAGCGAGAGCCGGGACTCGAGCCACGGCGCCAACGGGGCGTTGGAGGACGTGTGCGAGGAGCAGGTCCAGCAGCCTCGTGAGAAGAAGTCGAAGTCGGCTAAGAAGAAGAAACGGTCCAAAGCCAAGCAGGAGCGGGAGGCGTCGCCCGTGGAGTTCACCATAGACCCCAACGAGCCCACCTACTGCCTGTGCGAGCAGGTGTCTTACGGCGAAATGATCGGCTGTGACAATGAGCAGTGCCCCATCGAATGGTTTCACTTCTCCTGTGTCGGACTCACCTACAAGCCCAAGGGCAAGTGGTACTGTCCAAAGTGCAGGGGAGACAATGAAAAGACCATGGACAAGAACACAGAGAGGCCCAAGAAGGACAGGAGATCCAGGTAG
- the ing2 gene encoding inhibitor of growth protein 2 isoform X2: MQLQRALISSQELGDEKIHVVTQMMEVVENRSRQMEAHSPSFLEPSDTERPSEKVRHETGSTAGSSAPERSSSRRPRRHRNSESRDSSHGANGALEDVCEEQVQQPREKKSKSAKKKKRSKAKQEREASPVEFTIDPNEPTYCLCEQVSYGEMIGCDNEQCPIEWFHFSCVGLTYKPKGKWYCPKCRGDNEKTMDKNTERPKKDRRSR, translated from the coding sequence ATGCAGCTTCAGCGTGCTCTGATTAGCAGTCAGGAGCTGGGTGACGAGAAGATCCACGTGGTCACGCagatgatggaggtggtggagaacCGATCGAGGCAAATGGAGGCCCACTCTCCCAGCTTCCTGGAGCCGAGCGACACCGAACGCCCCTCTGAGAAGGTGCGGCACGAAACGGGTAGCACGGCGGGCAGCTCGGCACCTGAGCGCTCCTCATCCCGGCGCCCGCGACGGCACCGGAACAGCGAGAGCCGGGACTCGAGCCACGGCGCCAACGGGGCGTTGGAGGACGTGTGCGAGGAGCAGGTCCAGCAGCCTCGTGAGAAGAAGTCGAAGTCGGCTAAGAAGAAGAAACGGTCCAAAGCCAAGCAGGAGCGGGAGGCGTCGCCCGTGGAGTTCACCATAGACCCCAACGAGCCCACCTACTGCCTGTGCGAGCAGGTGTCTTACGGCGAAATGATCGGCTGTGACAATGAGCAGTGCCCCATCGAATGGTTTCACTTCTCCTGTGTCGGACTCACCTACAAGCCCAAGGGCAAGTGGTACTGTCCAAAGTGCAGGGGAGACAATGAAAAGACCATGGACAAGAACACAGAGAGGCCCAAGAAGGACAGGAGATCCAGGTAG